A stretch of Pseudolysobacter antarcticus DNA encodes these proteins:
- the cysW gene encoding sulfate ABC transporter permease subunit CysW, translating into MSTTAPVIAAKLAPRARHAKTLRIAPTLLILLALVYLAVVLLVPATAVFVEALGKGFAYYFDAIREREVWASIKLTLITAAISVPLNLVFGVAAAWAITKFQFRGKALLLTLIDLPFTVSPVICGLIYVLVFGLQGWLGPWLNAHDIKIIFAVPGIILATLFVTFPFVARELIPLMQEQGSDDEEAAWMLGASGWQTFFRVTLPNIKWALLYGVLLCNARAMGEFGAVSVVSGHIRGLTNTIPLQIEIMYNEYNFVGAFAVASLLALLALLTLALKTLLEWKYGDALAAQRRNP; encoded by the coding sequence ATGTCCACGACTGCGCCCGTGATTGCAGCGAAGCTCGCCCCGCGCGCGCGCCATGCCAAAACCTTGCGCATCGCGCCGACGCTGCTGATCCTGCTCGCGCTGGTCTATCTCGCCGTGGTTTTGCTGGTGCCGGCAACGGCGGTTTTTGTCGAAGCGCTCGGCAAGGGGTTTGCGTATTACTTCGATGCGATTCGTGAGCGCGAAGTCTGGGCATCGATCAAACTCACCTTGATCACCGCGGCGATTTCGGTGCCACTGAATCTGGTTTTTGGCGTCGCCGCGGCGTGGGCGATCACCAAGTTCCAGTTTCGCGGCAAGGCGTTGTTGCTCACTCTGATCGATCTGCCGTTTACCGTTTCACCGGTGATTTGCGGCCTGATCTACGTGCTGGTTTTCGGCCTGCAAGGCTGGCTCGGGCCGTGGCTCAACGCGCACGACATCAAGATTATTTTCGCCGTGCCGGGCATCATTCTCGCGACCTTGTTCGTGACCTTTCCGTTCGTCGCGCGCGAACTGATTCCGCTGATGCAGGAGCAAGGCAGCGATGACGAAGAAGCCGCGTGGATGCTCGGCGCCAGCGGCTGGCAGACATTTTTTCGCGTGACCTTGCCCAACATCAAATGGGCGCTGCTGTATGGCGTGCTGTTGTGCAATGCGCGCGCGATGGGCGAGTTCGGCGCGGTGTCGGTGGTGTCCGGCCATATTCGCGGATTGACCAATACCATTCCGCTGCAAATCGAGATCATGTACAACGAATACAACTTCGTCGGCGCGTTCGCCGTCGCTTCCCTGCTGGCCTTGCTCGCGCTGCTCACACTCGCGCTGAAAACGCTGCTCGAGTGGAAGTACGGCGACGCGCTGGCCGCACAAAGGCGCAATCCATGA
- a CDS encoding energy transducer TonB produces the protein MHTHVATLPYLPAVQWRRVSATAATIAVHLLAGVLLLAPLAPPLRQPTVAPDTVVVNMVEAQPKKEIPPPLDVPVIKHVQPIHPPQPILPTPTVVDNPEPTIMSIPAVPGIPTGPAELPASSGKTESAGYRGSTRVTYPREALRAREQGKVILHVMVDAEGLPQTIEIAKSSGSPRLDRAAREAVLHWHFVAAIENGKTIASWVQVPIAFNLSDQ, from the coding sequence ATGCATACCCACGTTGCTACCCTGCCCTACCTGCCCGCCGTGCAATGGCGCCGAGTCAGCGCTACCGCGGCCACCATCGCCGTGCATCTGCTGGCCGGTGTGCTGTTGCTGGCGCCGCTTGCGCCACCGTTGCGCCAGCCGACGGTGGCGCCGGATACGGTGGTCGTGAACATGGTCGAGGCGCAACCGAAAAAGGAAATTCCGCCGCCGCTCGATGTGCCCGTGATCAAACATGTGCAGCCGATCCACCCGCCGCAGCCGATCTTGCCGACACCAACGGTCGTCGATAATCCTGAGCCGACGATCATGTCGATACCGGCCGTGCCGGGCATCCCGACCGGCCCCGCCGAATTGCCGGCGTCATCCGGCAAAACCGAAAGCGCCGGTTATCGCGGTTCGACCCGCGTGACGTATCCGCGCGAGGCGTTGCGCGCACGCGAACAAGGCAAGGTGATCCTGCATGTCATGGTCGATGCCGAAGGTTTGCCGCAGACCATCGAGATCGCCAAATCCAGCGGCTCGCCGCGACTCGATCGCGCCGCACGTGAGGCCGTGTTGCACTGGCATTTTGTCGCGGCGATCGAGAACGGCAAAACGATAGCGTCGTGGGTGCAGGTGCCGATCGCGTTCAATCTCAGCGATCAATAA
- a CDS encoding DUF72 domain-containing protein → MATRQQRAAKSAPAADLLADAPVAPDGIRVGIGGWTFAPWRSNFYPAGLVQRRELEFASRHVNSIEINGTWYGAQKPATYAKWRDETPADFVFSAKAPQRITMSRTLAKTGGAIDDFLGDLATLGDKLGPVVWQFEKGRKLDLEDFAEFLNLLPKQINEHRMRHVLDVRDPDFVNADYIALARRHGMAIVFTDSNEYPSCADLSADFVYARLMQSRAAIETGYTESELQRWAQRARLWASGGEPDDLPRIAPAAEPVAKRDVFIYFISAAKERNPAAAMALLQHLGSR, encoded by the coding sequence ATGGCAACTCGTCAGCAACGTGCTGCGAAATCTGCGCCGGCAGCGGATCTGTTGGCCGATGCACCAGTCGCACCCGACGGCATTCGTGTTGGCATCGGCGGCTGGACATTCGCGCCGTGGCGCAGCAACTTTTATCCGGCTGGATTGGTGCAACGCCGCGAGCTCGAATTCGCCAGCCGCCATGTCAATTCGATCGAGATCAACGGTACCTGGTACGGCGCGCAGAAACCGGCGACCTACGCCAAATGGCGCGACGAGACGCCCGCGGATTTTGTATTTTCGGCGAAGGCGCCACAGCGCATCACGATGTCGCGCACGCTGGCGAAAACCGGCGGTGCGATCGATGACTTTCTCGGCGACCTTGCCACGCTCGGCGACAAACTCGGGCCGGTCGTGTGGCAATTTGAAAAGGGTCGAAAACTTGATCTTGAGGATTTCGCCGAGTTTCTGAACCTGCTGCCGAAGCAGATAAATGAGCATCGCATGCGCCACGTGCTTGATGTGCGCGATCCGGATTTCGTCAATGCCGATTACATTGCGCTGGCGCGGCGCCACGGCATGGCGATAGTGTTCACCGACTCGAACGAGTATCCGTCATGCGCCGACCTCAGCGCCGATTTTGTCTACGCGCGACTCATGCAATCGCGCGCCGCGATAGAAACCGGCTACACCGAAAGCGAACTGCAACGTTGGGCGCAGCGTGCGCGTTTGTGGGCCAGCGGCGGCGAGCCGGATGATCTGCCGCGCATCGCGCCAGCTGCAGAACCCGTGGCGAAACGCGACGTGTTCATCTACTTCATCAGCGCCGCGAAAGAACGCAATCCCGCCGCGGCGATGGCATTGCTGCAGCATCTCGGATCACGCTGA
- a CDS encoding sulfate ABC transporter substrate-binding protein translates to MTTRRSTRLLLIATALSAVLPLASVWSKDVTLLNVSYDPTRELYRDVNTAFAKEWKEKTGDTLVINTSNGGSGKQARAVIDGLDADIVTLALAWDIDAIAQRGLTDAAWQKRLPENSTPFTSTIVFLVRKGNPKGIHDWADLIKPEVQVISPNPKTSGGARWNFLAAWGWAARQPGGDDATARAFVTELYKHVPVLDTGARGATTTFVERGVGDVLIGWENDAFLAQNQLGKDKFEVVVPSLSILAEPPVAVIDKVVDKHDTRKIAEAYLQFLYTPEGQEIAAKNYYRPRNAEVAKRYADKFPALKLFTIDEQFGGWKKAQATHFADGGSFDAIYQPGAK, encoded by the coding sequence ATGACTACTCGCCGATCGACGCGCCTGCTGCTCATTGCCACCGCATTGTCCGCCGTGCTGCCGCTGGCATCGGTCTGGTCCAAGGATGTGACGCTGCTGAATGTTTCCTACGATCCGACGCGTGAATTGTATCGCGACGTCAACACGGCTTTCGCCAAGGAGTGGAAAGAAAAAACCGGTGACACACTCGTCATCAACACCTCGAATGGCGGTTCCGGCAAACAAGCGCGTGCGGTGATCGACGGGCTTGATGCCGATATCGTCACGCTGGCATTGGCGTGGGATATCGATGCGATCGCGCAGCGTGGGCTCACCGATGCCGCGTGGCAAAAACGCCTGCCGGAAAACAGCACGCCGTTTACCTCGACGATTGTTTTTCTCGTGCGCAAGGGCAATCCGAAGGGCATCCATGACTGGGCCGATCTGATCAAACCCGAGGTGCAGGTGATTTCGCCGAATCCGAAAACCTCGGGCGGCGCGCGTTGGAATTTCCTTGCGGCGTGGGGCTGGGCGGCACGTCAGCCGGGCGGCGATGACGCCACGGCGCGCGCGTTCGTCACAGAGTTGTACAAGCATGTGCCGGTGCTTGATACCGGCGCGCGCGGTGCCACGACGACGTTCGTCGAGCGCGGCGTCGGCGATGTATTGATCGGCTGGGAGAACGATGCGTTTCTCGCGCAGAACCAGCTCGGCAAGGACAAGTTTGAAGTCGTCGTGCCAAGCCTGAGCATTCTCGCTGAACCGCCGGTGGCGGTGATCGACAAAGTGGTCGACAAGCACGATACGCGCAAAATCGCCGAAGCCTATCTGCAGTTTTTGTACACGCCGGAAGGGCAAGAAATTGCGGCGAAAAATTATTATCGACCGCGCAATGCCGAAGTCGCCAAGCGTTACGCTGACAAATTCCCGGCATTGAAATTGTTCACGATTGATGAGCAATTTGGTGGCTGGAAAAAAGCCCAGGCCACACATTTCGCTGATGGCGGCAGCTTCGATGCGATCTACCAGCCGGGCGCGAAATAG
- the cysT gene encoding sulfate ABC transporter permease subunit CysT, translating into MSSIVVQRRVLPGFNLTLGYTLLYLALIVLIPLAAVFLKTFSMTLAQFWTAISAPRVLASFRLSFGMALLAAFINAVFGLLVTWVLVRYRFPGRRLIDAMVDLPFALPTAVAGIALTAVYGQNGWLGAPLLAWFGIKVAFTPIGILVALIFIGLPFVVRTLQPVLQDLETEVEEAAYSLGATRWQIFARVIFPALAPALLTGFMLAFARAVGEYGSVVFIAGNVPFVSEITPLLIITKLEQYDYSGAAAIAVVMLMVSFALLLIINAAQAWMRRRSAKDAS; encoded by the coding sequence ATGAGCAGTATCGTCGTCCAGCGTCGTGTGTTGCCCGGCTTCAATCTGACCTTGGGCTACACGCTCTTGTATCTCGCGCTGATCGTGTTGATTCCGCTCGCCGCGGTGTTCCTCAAAACCTTCAGCATGACGCTCGCGCAATTCTGGACGGCGATCAGCGCGCCGCGGGTGCTCGCGTCGTTTCGTCTGAGTTTCGGCATGGCCTTGCTGGCGGCATTTATCAACGCCGTGTTCGGCCTGCTCGTGACGTGGGTGCTCGTGCGCTATCGGTTTCCCGGCAGACGCTTGATCGATGCGATGGTCGATCTGCCGTTCGCTTTGCCGACGGCGGTTGCCGGCATCGCGCTCACGGCGGTGTACGGCCAGAACGGCTGGCTCGGCGCGCCGCTGTTGGCGTGGTTTGGCATCAAGGTTGCGTTCACGCCGATCGGTATTCTGGTCGCGCTGATTTTCATCGGCCTGCCGTTTGTCGTGCGCACGTTGCAGCCGGTATTGCAGGATCTCGAAACCGAAGTCGAGGAAGCCGCGTATTCGCTCGGCGCGACGCGCTGGCAGATTTTTGCGCGCGTGATTTTCCCGGCATTGGCACCGGCGTTGCTGACAGGATTCATGCTCGCGTTTGCACGTGCGGTTGGCGAATACGGCTCGGTGGTTTTCATCGCCGGCAACGTGCCGTTCGTCTCCGAAATCACGCCGCTGCTGATCATCACCAAACTCGAACAATATGATTACAGCGGCGCCGCCGCGATCGCGGTCGTGATGCTGATGGTGTCGTTTGCTTTGCTGCTGATCATCAACGCCGCGCAAGCGTGGATGCGGCGCCGCAGCGCCAAGGATGCAAGCTGA